Sequence from the Fibrobacter sp. genome:
CATGGGATTCTCCCACGGCATCTACGACATCGTGATCCTGAAGGACGAAATGGACGGCCGCTCCGTATGGACCGCCATGTTCGTGCGCTCCATCTACTTTCTGTGCGCCATCAGCGCGAACCTGATCCTCTGCATTTTGCTGCTCCGCGTCAAGGAGGGCGAAGGCATCATGAACGAGGAAGGTTTCCAGAGTGTCTTCGACATCGTAAAGACTACCGGCTTCCAGGTGCAGCTGGCGGCGTTCTTCATCACCGGCTATATCATCACCTTTATCCGTTCCGTGCACAAGAAGTTCGGGCGCCGCGTTTTCTGGAACACCCTCATGGGCAAGACCCAGGAACCTGTTGAAGAGGACCTGGTGTTCATGTTCATCGACCTGCGTTCCTCCACCAGCATTTGCGAAGAGCTGGGCAACTACAAGTACAGCTGCTTCATCAAGGACTACTACCGCCTGCTTTCCAACTGCTGCGAAGAAAACCACGGCGAAATCTACCAGTTTGCAGGCGACGGCGTGTTCATCACCTGGAAGACCAACGACTGCCAGAAGAAGGCCCGCCCGCTGGACTTGTTCTTCGACTTCAAGGAAGCCTTGTTCCACACCCGCCGCAAGTTCCTGCGCAAGTATGGCGTGGCCCCCGACTTCAAGGCCGCGG
This genomic interval carries:
- a CDS encoding adenylate/guanylate cyclase domain-containing protein, producing the protein MAISRQTERKFRGICYYVASWMIASVGLAALQSYSMTGHVDLFSLLFMLQFSLFMGFSHGIYDIVILKDEMDGRSVWTAMFVRSIYFLCAISANLILCILLLRVKEGEGIMNEEGFQSVFDIVKTTGFQVQLAAFFITGYIITFIRSVHKKFGRRVFWNTLMGKTQEPVEEDLVFMFIDLRSSTSICEELGNYKYSCFIKDYYRLLSNCCEENHGEIYQFAGDGVFITWKTNDCQKKARPLDLFFDFKEALFHTRRKFLRKYGVAPDFKAAVHCGKVISTEVGNFGSEMAYHGDVLNTTARIQSLCSKLGQEFLISEELFGKFPLPLPHGFLCSKAGSFELRGKKNAILIFSLQTPLTDYDD